The following coding sequences lie in one Helicoverpa zea isolate HzStark_Cry1AcR chromosome 14, ilHelZeax1.1, whole genome shotgun sequence genomic window:
- the LOC124636143 gene encoding uncharacterized protein LOC124636143, translating into MLSNKVTSKKWISEETPDEEELFAHCREMEMVCFAVTKVILDSDNKWKGALGKNNSHSLSNRNYIMELVNIQVLDQIIEYLTKLVKSFYKLKPKLARLKKDNGLLLSKYDHIFDKLCSIRFVMLQAIHGLINTILNTCLHREDSRKMIESCLSLVGIYNDLIGLSYKKFAAKFNIGSNTYPNIISETKNLTLTKIVQVLAKSRAEINCQRLINCLVKVYEPHNHSDNDSSSSSAESLEIYHTLTKHITPPTSTMSRNMTVDKRRDAFIVNKKLKMKQAQSLIDLKNEHNKRLNELATTQNSDAEVPYISLLTNEYTLEHIFNNEDNINSILQSEEMYIEILLDTVANMSPKLLGQNGVKKLKNGRIQSSKKAAHKVTDYYQNILWGDVGSCLEHIVLWWSHYPLAMRSPSTSQNLREWLFATFNVNNTPELILSAIRILADALGCHVTSTSWDKNFGATLTTNLQLTTQKVNPEISLYITESTESGASFALMLQSLVMLNNQCEVTWEYILGAPLEDLPIVEQIPILHRLDHSIHTYRLWCLAETRRLANLWEMRDFFRIAHNDMQSCMEQLINLRFADHTITIESGKIGVHENVCAKMREKLVSEVKVNIQKLKEAIEEIVYVLSSVCATTSLAHLTMIFPSNAEWRLVTRPPQTVHSIYVHEFLNKMLLPVIMATQDITTLNMVLRIMCESWLHHIYVAKVKFTKDAAMQLLHDFNEVRNWLSECKPLATASRKQMLQNEVLRRCEGVGRLLLHAPGDLISMQDSTLQSAQQVRKEVSENDTPEQLMPAEMYVPNQKQWLTLRAKKMKGPIAFTLCCIVLC; encoded by the exons atgCTATCGAATAAAGTGACGAGTAAAAAATGGATTAGCGAGGAAACGCCGGACGAAGAAGAGTTGTTTGCTCATTGCCGAGAGATGGAAATGGTTTGTTTTGCAGTTACTAAAGTGATATTAGATTCCGACAACAAATGGAAGGGTGCATTGGGGAAGAACAATTCTCATTCGTTGTCCAATCGGAACTACATTATGGAATTAGTGAATATACAG GTATTAGATCAAATAATAGAGTATTTAACGAAATTAGTGAAGTCATTTTATAAACTGAAGCCGAAATTGGCTCGATTGAAGAAAGACAACGGGCTACTGCTGAGTAAATACGatcatatttttgataaattgtGTAGCATACGATTTGTGATGTTACAAGCTATACATGGACTTATAAATACGATACTGAACACATGTCTCCATAGAGAGGATTCGAGGAAAATGATTGAATCCTGTTTGAG CTTGGTTGGAATCTACAACGACTTGATAGGACTAAGCTACAAAAAATTCGCTGCAAAGTTCAATATAGGGAGCAACACGTATCCTAACATTATTAGCGAAACTAAGAATCTCACCCTTACGAAGATTGTACAA GTCCTCGCCAAAAGCCGAGCTGAAATCAATTGCCAACGTTTAATCAATTGCTTAGTGAAAGTTTATGAACCTCATAATCATTCTGATAATGATTCAAGTTCAAGCTCTGCGGAGAGTTTAGAAATCTATCA CACTCTAACGAAACACATCACCCCGCCCACTTCCACAATGTCTCGAAACATGACTGTCGATAAACGTCGAGACGCCTTCATAGTGAACAAGAAACTCAAAATGAAGCAAGCGCAGAGTCTCATCGATTTGAAAAACGAACACAATAAAAGACTAAACGAGTTGGCGACCACGCAGAACTCTGATGCGGAGGTCCCTTATATTTCTCTCCTGACAAATGAATATACTTtagaacatatatttaataacgaag ACAATATAAATAGTATACTTCAAAGCGAGGAGATGTACATAGAAATACTTTTAGATACAGTGGCGAATATGTCACCAAAGCTACTAGGGCAGAATGGTGTTAAGAAGTTGAAAAACG GTCGCATTCAGTCCAGCAAGAAGGCAGCTCACAAAGTGACTGACTATTACCAAAACATACTCTGGGGTGATGTTGGGAGCTGTCTCGAACACATTGTTTTGTGGTGGTCTCATTATCCTTTAGCAATGAG GTCCCCAAGCACAAGCCAAAATCTTCGTGAATGGTTATTCGCAACTTTCAATGTGAACA ATACCCCGGAATTAATATTATCAGCCATAAGAATATTAGCGGATGCTCTCGGTTGCCACGTAACATCCACATCTTGGGATAAAAATTTTGG CGCAACTTTGACTACTAATTTACAATTGACGACGCAGAAAGTGAATCCTGAAATATCATTATATATTACCGAG AGCACAGAATCCGGGGCAAGTTTTGCGTTGATGTTGCAATCGCTGGTGATGCTGAACAACCAATGTGAGGTGACGTGGGAGTATATTCTAGGAGCCCCTTTGGAAGACTTACCTATTGTAGAACAAATACCTATCTTACATAGATTGG ATCATTCTATTCACACGTACAGACTGTGGTGTTTAGCGGAGACGCGACGTCTAGCAAATCTATGGGAAATGAGAGACTTCTTCCGTATAGCTCATAATGATATGCAATCGTGTATGGAACAGCTTATCAATTTGAGATTTGCTGATCATACTATTACTATTGAATCAG GTAAAATTGGTGTTCATGAAAACGTTTGCGCCAAAATGAGAGAGAAATTAGTTTCCGAAGTTAAGGTCAATATACAGAAACTAAAG GAAGCGATCGAAGAGATAGTTTACGTGCTATCGTCAGTTTGTGCTACGACCAGTTTAGCGCATTTGACTATGATATTCCCGAGCAACGCGGAGTGGCGACTGGTTACAAGGCCACCACAAACTGTGCATTCTATTTATGTGCATGAGTTTTTAA ATAAAATGTTGCTACCAGTAATAATGGCAACACAAGACATAACGACATTGAACATGGTGCTCAGAATTATGTGCGAATCGTGGCTGCATCACATCTACGTGGCTAAAGTGAAATTCac taaggATGCAGCGATGCAACTACTGCATGATTTTAACGAAGTGCGGAATTGGCTGAGTGAATGCAAACCACTAGCTACCGCATCGAGAAAACAGATGCTGCAAAATGAAGTTTTGAG GAGGTGTGAAGGTGTGGGCAGATTGCTGTTGCACGCTCCGGGAGATTTGATATCGATGCAAGACTCCACGTTGCAGTCCGCCCAGCAAGTTCGTAAGGAGG TATCAGAAAACGACACTCCAGAGCAGCTGATGCCAGCTGAGATGTACGTCCCCAATCAGAAGCAATGGCTAACGTTACGCGCTAAGAAAATGAAAGGACCAATCGCTTTTACATTATGCTGCATCGTACTCTGTTGA